Proteins encoded together in one Branchiostoma floridae strain S238N-H82 chromosome 18, Bfl_VNyyK, whole genome shotgun sequence window:
- the LOC118405358 gene encoding uncharacterized protein LOC118405358, with product MSSAFGNRGSPNAPPTPRRPPAAGGHQVRSATIKAPEGLEAVKTKNRSVKVRWNPVNLDQLPAGYQLLGYCLEQRIMETEYEGPKPWVSAQGLRKVLDPAIADFTVVDLTPYEDYLICVRSAALQQERVIIGKRSVPIHVVTRKPHQPYRPRSVQMDDTHGSLILTWEEPSPAADVSPGSYEYVVEMCLYVDDKTLREWTECCKTKQCKFPIKEHQMWKIKVNRSGDYRFRVSANNPEPENSVRSLPQEMGDPEIPIRIEAPWSKQLLNAAAEALWRLPGRLIGREHGSIIFVISCHDVISLRDLWMNYRLGKVKKFFQNLFTHRTRPASVVTDTELKINIEEQDFYSCRRHLLLTRPTDKGFRVARLGDTHSRGKPLGLSEDYPVYCKPTSHRTTCPRLDFLDPAVSTTRLKVKHEEHVRLRPGRGLDRTTSVDNLLVLPPPSRQVDHSSLRALDLAVVGREDRSCADGADDVSTLKFRGRQVQAVVRTGREKSEGQARQLQEQGQMQTAREDTEVMVHLLRKEVIRLTEQKDKADKILVEHKLEIQQLKGVIKIMKVAIEELLYDKYTAKALSQGQGHGREGDPAEEKASASEEKASTSEEKASTSEEKASTSEEKASTSEEKASTSELSEPEEKPVASNTANKDVTDFFAIVASLNLPWEGIGRNLSLPDATIERIRQKHKDDTSTAAAALSQHDDTERCCTQCCLAALEEWQHLSGTSASIEGLKTALRAPGQGAIAEELSKREQLMSEMVSPSKLTSMMNLHADVYDVIQDRMRSVCRINWPGGSGTGFLLSKGKILTCYHVYKLMIDASRMFTDISLFTATFFVSSAEEYKVSFPSTTLKCHSEESDLNYAILQLSVDDETASVIDSLPCLGRYISESEDNRNMVVIVGHPYSGSKMVDFCPIVGMDQRYIIHARFRNPEFPHEDPRKPLYHTGVMFHGSSGSPGFDTKGNVALMHTRGFYSDMSRQSIVEQGVSLSAIRDHARQNLAPDDLSEIFPDTSDTFPMEVVDVEY from the exons CAACCATCAAGGCTCCGGAAGGACTTGAAGCTGTAAAGACCAAAAATAGAAGTGTCAAGGTGCGATGGAACCCTGTCAATTTGGACCAGCTCCCAGCAGGCTATCAGCTTCTTGGCTACTGTCTAGAACAGCGCATTATGGAGACGGAATACGAAGGTCCGAAGCCATGGGTCTCTGCACAAGGACTCAGGAAAGTTTTGGATCCTGCCATTGCAGACTTCACAGTTGTTGACCTGACACCTTATGAGGACTACCTGATTTGTGTGAGATCAGCCGCCTTACAACAGGAGCGAGTGATCATTGGCAAGAGATCTGTGCCCATTCATGTTGTGACGCGAAAGCCAC ATCAGCCATACCGACCAAGGAGCGTGCAGATGGACGACACCCACGGGTCCCTCATACTGACGTGGGAAGAACCATCACCTGCTGCAGATGTCAGTCCTGGATCCTACGAATATGTCGTCGAGATGTGCCTCTATGTTGACGACAAAACTCTACGTGAATGGACAGAGtgctgcaaaacaaaacaatgcaaGTTCCCCATAAAGGAGCATCAGATGTGGAAAATCAAAGTGAACCGCAGCGGAGACTACCGATTCCGTGTTTCAGCCAACAATCCAGAACCGGAAAATAGTGTCAGAAGCCTTCCACAAGAAATGG GAGACCCAGAGATACCCATTAGAATTGAAGCGCCGTGGTCGAAACAGCTGTTGAATGCAGCTGCTGAAGCACTGTGGCGTTTGCCTGGTAGATTAATAGGACGGGAGCATGGAAGCATCATCTTCGTCATCtcctgtcatgacgtcatcagcctcCGTGACCTGTGGATGAACTACAGGCTGGGGAAGGTAAAGAAGTTCTTCCAAAACCTGTTTACTCACCGGACCAGGCCTGCCTCTGTGGTCACAGACACAGAACTGAAGATAAACATTGAGGAACAAGATTTCTACTCCTGCCGCCGACACCTCCTGCTGACCAGGCCTACAGACAAAGGGTTTAGAGTAGCAAGACTTGGAGATACTCACTCCAGAG GCAAACCACTGGGCCTAAGTGAAGATTACCCAGTCTACTGCAAACCCACATCTCACAGGACAACCTGCCCACGGCTGGACTTTTTGGACCCTGCAGTTTCAACCACTCGACTTAAAG TGAAGCATGAAGAACATGTGCGACTCCGACCAGGACGAG GACTGGACCGTACTACTTCTGTTGACAACCTACTGGTCCTGCCACCTCCTAGTAGACAAGTGGACCATTCCAGCCTGAGAGCCTTAGACCTGGCCGTGGTTGGTAGAGAGGACAGGTCCTGTGCAGATGGGGCTGATGACGTCTCAACACTGAAGTTCAGAGGCAGACAGGTGCAGGCAGTTGTAAGAACAGGTAGGGAGAAATCAGAAGGGCAGGCTAGACAGCTACAAGAGCAGGGACAGATGCAGACAGCCAGAGAGGATACAGAAGTCATGGTGCACCTTCTGCGGAAGGAGGTAATCAGACTGACAGAGCAGAAGGATAAAGCAGACAAAATCCTCGTCGAACATAAGCTGGAAATCCAGCAGCTCAAGGGGGTAATTAAGATCATGAAAGTTGCAATAGAAGAACTGCTGTATGACAAATATACAGCAAAGGCTCTGAGTCAGGGTCAAGGCCATGGGAGAGAAGGAGACCCGGCTGAGGAGAAAGCCTCTGCATCTGAGGAGAAAGCCTCTACATCTGAGGAGAAAGCCTCTACATCTGAGGAGAAAGCCTCTACATCTGAGGAGAAAGCCTCTACATCTGAGGAGAAAGCCTCTACATCTGAACTTTCTGAACCAGAAGAGAAACCAGTGGCTTCTAACACAGCTAATAAAG ATGTTACAGATTTTTTCGCCATAGTGGCTTCACTGAATCTACCATGGGAAGGTATTGGGAGAAACCTGAGTCTGCCCGATGCTACCATCGAGCGAAtcagacagaaacacaaagaTGACACatcaacagcagcagcagcattgTCGCAGCATGATGACACTGAGAGATGCTGTACACAGTGCTGTTTGGCAGCACTAGAAGAGTGGCAACATCTGTCTGGCACCAGCGCATCCATAGAGGGACTGAAGACAGCACTGAGAGCACCAGGACAGGGTGCCATCGCGGAGGAGTTAAGCAAAAG AGAGCAGCTAATGAGTGAAATGGTTTCGCCGAgcaaattgacaagcatgatgAATCTTCACGCAGATGTCTATGATGTGATACAGGATAGGATGCGATCCGTGTGTCGTATTAACTGGCCTGGGGGGTCTGGAACCGGTTTCCTGTTGAGTAAGGGAAAGATTCTTACATGTTACCATGTGTATAAGTTAATGATCGATGCCTCAAGAATGTTCACTGATATAAGTTTGTTCACTGCAACATTCTTTGTGTCTTCTGCAGAAGAATACAAAGTTAGCTTTCCTTCCACCACCCTCAAATGTCATAGTGAAGAATCTGACCTAAACTATGCCATTCTGCAATTGTCTGTAGATGATGAAACAGCGAGTGTCATTGACAGCCTGCCTTGCCTTGGGCGGTACATATCAGAAAGCGAAGACAACCGTAACATGGTAGTTATTGTTGGGCACCCCTACAGTGGGAGCAAGATGGTTGACTTCTGTCCCATCGTTGGCATGGACCAACGCTACATCATCCATGCCCGCTTTAGGAACCCTGAATTTCCCCATGAAGACCCACGCAAACCTCTGTACCATACAGGTGTCATGTTCCACGGCTCCTCAGGCTCCCCAGGGTTTGACACGAAAGGTAATGTAGCGCTCATGCACACCCGAGGGTTCTACTCTGACATGAGCAGACAGAGCATCGTTGAGCAAGGGGTTAGTCTGTCTGCCATCAGAGACCATGCGCGTCAAAACCTGGCACCTGATGACTTAAGCGAGATCTTTCCTGATACTAGCGATACTTTCCCAATGGAGGTTGTTGATGTGGAATATTGA